In one window of Pseudodesulfovibrio sediminis DNA:
- a CDS encoding YwbE family protein, with translation MDGKTRKNIRPGQRVNIVLKKDQRSGRLTEGIVAKLLTKSPTHPHGIKVRLEDGQVGRVKEILDTQEA, from the coding sequence ATGGATGGGAAAACCCGCAAAAACATTCGCCCAGGCCAGCGCGTCAATATCGTCCTCAAAAAAGATCAGCGCAGCGGTCGCCTGACAGAAGGTATCGTAGCCAAACTCCTGACCAAATCCCCTACTCACCCCCACGGCATCAAGGTCCGGCTTGAAGATGGACAGGTTGGGCGAGTCAAGGAAATCCTGGACACCCAGGAGGCATAG